In Nostoc sp. UHCC 0926, a single genomic region encodes these proteins:
- the ribBA gene encoding bifunctional 3,4-dihydroxy-2-butanone-4-phosphate synthase/GTP cyclohydrolase II has product MSQPNTSQAFKFDSIDAALADLKGGRVIVVVDDENRENEGDLICAAQFATPDMINFMAVEARGLICLAMTGDRLDELDLPLMVSNITDTNQTAFTVSIDASPELGVTTGISAEDRARTIQVTLNPATKPTDLRRPGHIFPIRAKVGGVLKRAGHTEAAVDLARLAGLYPAGVICEIQNSDGSMARLQQLVEYARRHNLKIISIADLISYRLQHDRLVYREVITKLPSQFGQFEIYAYRHTLDNTEHVAIVKGDPANFKDEPVMVRMHSECLTGDALGSLRCDCRMQLEAALKMIEAAGQGVVVYLRQEGRGIGLINKLKAYSLQDMGLDTVEANERLGFPADLRDYGMGAQMLMDLGIKKIRLITNNPRKIAGVKGYGLEVVDRLPLLIEANDYNSYYLATKAKKLGHMLLQTYLVTVAIHWQDDPEAVTERYERLEKLRHLARTNDLLLQEEARPLAIALFDEPSLTVHLGLDQAKVASCDWYQQSGHPYIHAIFQILDNLATLPYIQKLEFLISSGCDPLSNLQVQLDRETFSDGTLPSSISDRLETQQIYSFSK; this is encoded by the coding sequence GTGTCACAGCCTAATACTAGTCAAGCTTTTAAATTTGATTCGATTGATGCCGCCTTAGCAGACCTAAAAGGTGGTCGCGTGATTGTAGTGGTAGATGATGAAAATAGAGAAAATGAAGGCGACTTAATTTGTGCTGCCCAATTTGCCACACCTGACATGATTAATTTCATGGCGGTGGAAGCTAGAGGGCTGATTTGTTTGGCAATGACAGGCGATCGCTTAGACGAACTAGACTTACCCTTGATGGTAAGCAACATTACAGATACTAACCAAACTGCCTTCACTGTTAGTATTGATGCTAGCCCAGAATTGGGTGTAACCACTGGCATCTCAGCGGAAGACCGCGCCCGCACTATCCAAGTTACTCTCAACCCGGCCACAAAACCTACTGATTTACGTCGTCCTGGTCATATTTTTCCGATTCGGGCTAAAGTTGGAGGCGTACTCAAACGTGCCGGACATACAGAAGCTGCTGTGGATTTAGCTAGACTAGCAGGGCTATACCCAGCCGGGGTAATTTGTGAAATTCAAAACTCCGATGGTTCAATGGCGCGGTTGCAACAATTAGTTGAATACGCTAGACGTCACAATTTAAAAATTATTAGTATTGCGGATTTAATCAGTTATCGCCTACAGCACGATCGCCTCGTGTATCGTGAGGTGATAACTAAGCTGCCTAGTCAGTTCGGTCAGTTTGAAATTTACGCCTACCGCCATACCCTGGATAATACAGAACACGTTGCAATTGTCAAGGGAGATCCAGCTAACTTTAAAGATGAGCCTGTGATGGTGCGGATGCACTCAGAATGCTTAACTGGCGACGCTTTGGGTTCTCTGCGCTGCGACTGTCGGATGCAGTTAGAAGCTGCACTGAAAATGATTGAGGCTGCTGGTCAAGGTGTAGTTGTATACCTGCGGCAAGAAGGACGGGGAATAGGCTTGATTAATAAGCTGAAAGCCTACTCGTTGCAGGATATGGGACTGGATACAGTAGAGGCTAATGAGCGTTTGGGATTTCCAGCTGACTTGCGAGACTACGGGATGGGGGCACAAATGCTCATGGACTTGGGGATCAAAAAGATTCGCCTGATTACCAATAATCCCCGTAAAATTGCTGGAGTCAAGGGCTATGGGTTGGAAGTAGTCGATCGCTTGCCATTATTAATTGAGGCCAATGACTACAATTCTTATTACCTGGCGACAAAGGCGAAAAAGCTGGGTCATATGCTGTTACAGACTTATCTGGTAACAGTAGCAATCCACTGGCAAGATGACCCGGAAGCTGTGACAGAACGTTATGAACGCTTAGAGAAACTGCGACATTTAGCGAGAACTAATGATTTATTGTTGCAGGAAGAGGCGCGTCCGTTAGCGATCGCTTTATTTGACGAGCCATCTTTAACAGTACACTTAGGTTTGGATCAAGCAAAAGTTGCTAGTTGCGATTGGTATCAGCAAAGTGGTCATCCTTATATCCATGCTATCTTCCAAATTCTGGACAACCTAGCAACTTTGCCTTACATCCAGAAACTAGAATTTCTGATTTCCTCTGGTTGCGATCCTTTGAGTAATTTACAAGTCCAACTGGATCGAGAGACATTCTCGGATGGTACACTGCCTTCATCGATTAGCGATCGCCTGGAGACACAGCAAATTTATAGCTTTAGCAAATAG
- the argC gene encoding N-acetyl-gamma-glutamyl-phosphate reductase: MGKFRRVPVGIVGASGYGGVQLVRLLMDHPEVELVYLGGESSIGKCFGDIYPHLAHAANLPIEAVEPEIIAHRCEVVFLSLPNGLACQIAPKLLEKGCKVLDLSADYRFSDLATYTSWYGTQRNDRSTAATAVYGLPELYRDRIAEAQLIGCPGSYPTASLLALSPLLKQGLIVPETAIIDAKSGTSSSGRQAQTNLLLAEADNSITAFNVGRHRHTPEIEQICSDLAGHELMIQFTPHLIPMVRGILATVYATLRDPGLVRDDLITIFSAFYRNSPWVKICGSGVYPQTKWANGSNLCYIGVEVDPRTGRVIVMSAIDNLIKGQAGQAIQCLNLMMGWDETLGLPKLGFYP, encoded by the coding sequence ATGGGCAAATTTAGACGCGTACCCGTTGGGATTGTTGGCGCGTCGGGCTATGGCGGAGTACAGTTAGTACGACTACTGATGGATCATCCAGAAGTCGAACTGGTTTATTTAGGTGGTGAGAGCAGTATCGGGAAATGCTTTGGAGATATCTACCCGCATCTGGCTCATGCAGCTAACCTGCCAATAGAGGCAGTAGAACCAGAAATAATCGCTCACCGCTGTGAAGTAGTTTTCCTGTCTTTACCAAATGGTCTGGCTTGCCAAATCGCGCCCAAACTATTAGAAAAAGGATGTAAAGTACTGGATTTGAGTGCAGACTATCGGTTCAGTGATTTGGCAACTTATACAAGTTGGTATGGGACACAGAGAAACGATCGCTCAACTGCTGCTACAGCGGTTTATGGATTACCAGAACTGTATCGCGATCGCATTGCCGAAGCTCAACTCATTGGTTGTCCTGGTTCCTATCCCACTGCTAGTCTCCTTGCACTTTCGCCACTCTTAAAGCAAGGCTTAATCGTACCAGAAACAGCTATTATCGATGCCAAGTCCGGCACATCTAGCAGTGGACGGCAAGCTCAAACCAACTTATTACTAGCTGAGGCGGACAACTCAATAACAGCTTTCAATGTCGGCCGTCACCGTCATACCCCAGAAATTGAGCAAATTTGCAGTGACTTAGCTGGTCACGAACTCATGATCCAATTTACACCCCACCTTATCCCAATGGTGCGCGGTATTTTGGCAACGGTATATGCCACACTGCGCGATCCTGGTCTAGTGCGAGATGACTTAATCACAATTTTCTCAGCCTTTTACCGCAACTCTCCTTGGGTGAAAATCTGCGGTAGCGGCGTTTACCCCCAAACCAAGTGGGCTAACGGCAGCAATCTTTGTTATATCGGTGTAGAAGTTGACCCGCGCACAGGTCGCGTGATTGTCATGTCAGCAATTGACAATCTAATTAAAGGACAGGCGGGCCAAGCGATTCAGTGCCTAAACCTGATGATGGGCTGGGATGAAACCTTGGGGTTGCCCAAATTGGGGTTTTATCCTTAA
- the eno gene encoding phosphopyruvate hydratase: MSNILDTAIEAIASREILDSRGRPTIEAEVHLANGVVGLAQVPSGASTGSFEAHELRDGDKSRYGGKGVLKAVQNVREALAPKLLGLDALNQELLDRTMIAIDGSANKSNLGANAILGVSLAAAKAGAESLAIPLYRYLGGPLANLLPVPLMNVINGGAHASNNVDFQEFMIVPIGATSFREALRWGAEVFSTLSQVLDEKGLLTGVGDEGGFAPNLESNQVALELLVAAIKKAGYKPGEEVALALDVAASEFYKNGQYVYDGKPHAPTEFIDYLAQLVDQYPIVSIEDGLHEEDWQSWQLLTQKLGSRVQLVGDDLFVTNATRLQRGIQEKAANAILIKLNQIGSLTETLETIDLATRNGIRSVISHRSGETEDTTIADLAVATRAGQIKTGSLCRSERVAKYNRLLRIEDQLGDRAVYAGAVGLGPK, translated from the coding sequence ATGAGTAACATTCTAGATACTGCCATTGAGGCGATCGCATCTCGCGAAATTCTCGATTCACGGGGTAGACCGACAATTGAAGCCGAAGTGCATTTAGCCAACGGTGTTGTCGGACTGGCGCAGGTTCCCAGTGGTGCCTCTACTGGCTCTTTTGAGGCTCATGAACTGCGTGATGGCGATAAAAGCCGTTACGGGGGCAAAGGGGTACTCAAGGCAGTACAAAACGTCAGAGAAGCACTTGCACCAAAATTGCTAGGCTTGGATGCCCTCAACCAAGAACTGCTAGACCGCACGATGATCGCTATAGATGGTTCTGCTAACAAATCCAATTTGGGAGCTAATGCGATTTTGGGGGTTTCCCTAGCAGCAGCTAAAGCTGGTGCCGAGTCTTTAGCAATTCCCCTGTATCGCTATTTGGGTGGGCCTTTAGCGAATTTGCTACCAGTGCCGTTGATGAATGTGATTAACGGTGGGGCACACGCATCAAACAACGTGGATTTTCAAGAGTTTATGATTGTCCCAATTGGGGCAACTTCCTTCCGGGAAGCATTGCGCTGGGGTGCAGAGGTGTTTAGCACCCTCAGTCAGGTGTTGGATGAAAAGGGGTTGCTTACTGGTGTAGGCGATGAAGGTGGCTTTGCCCCTAACCTAGAGTCTAATCAGGTAGCTTTGGAATTGCTAGTTGCTGCCATTAAGAAAGCTGGTTACAAGCCAGGGGAAGAAGTAGCTTTGGCTTTGGATGTGGCCGCTAGTGAGTTTTACAAGAATGGGCAGTATGTTTACGATGGTAAACCTCACGCTCCTACGGAGTTTATTGATTACCTTGCTCAACTGGTTGATCAATACCCAATTGTGTCAATTGAGGATGGCTTGCACGAAGAAGACTGGCAAAGTTGGCAATTGCTCACCCAGAAGTTAGGTTCACGGGTGCAGTTGGTAGGAGATGACTTGTTTGTTACCAACGCCACGCGCTTGCAAAGAGGCATCCAGGAAAAAGCTGCTAATGCCATTTTGATTAAACTCAATCAAATTGGTTCTCTTACCGAAACCTTGGAAACGATTGATTTGGCCACTCGTAACGGTATTCGTTCAGTAATTAGCCATCGTTCTGGTGAAACAGAAGACACAACGATCGCCGATTTAGCTGTAGCAACTCGTGCCGGTCAAATCAAAACAGGTTCCCTCTGTCGCAGCGAACGCGTAGCAAAATATAATCGCTTGCTGCGAATTGAAGATCAACTAGGCGATCGCGCAGTTTATGCTGGTGCTGTGGGGTTAGGGCCGAAGTAG
- the gloA gene encoding lactoylglutathione lyase, which produces MRLLHTMLRVGNLEESLKFYCEVLGMKLLRRKDYPGGEFTLAFVGYGDESDNTVIELTYNWGVEKYELGNAYGHIALGVDDIYAMCEEIRNQSGKVVREPGPMKHGSTVIAFVEDPDGYKIELIQLGTQGSAVKQESQEQLVSQ; this is translated from the coding sequence ATGCGATTACTACACACAATGCTGCGGGTGGGCAACCTCGAAGAGTCCTTAAAATTCTATTGTGAAGTTCTGGGAATGAAATTACTGCGCCGCAAAGATTATCCAGGGGGAGAATTTACCTTGGCTTTTGTTGGTTACGGTGACGAAAGCGACAATACGGTAATAGAACTAACTTACAACTGGGGGGTGGAAAAGTACGAATTGGGTAATGCTTATGGTCACATTGCCCTTGGCGTTGATGATATTTACGCTATGTGTGAGGAAATCCGCAATCAGTCCGGTAAAGTCGTGCGCGAACCAGGGCCGATGAAACATGGTTCCACAGTAATTGCTTTTGTGGAAGATCCAGATGGGTATAAAATTGAACTGATTCAACTGGGAACTCAAGGGTCAGCAGTCAAACAGGAATCACAAGAGCAACTTGTGAGTCAGTAA
- the clpB gene encoding ATP-dependent chaperone ClpB codes for MQPTDPNKFTDKAWEAIVKSQDIVRAYQQQQLDVEHLILALLEEPTSLAIRILARSEVDPIRLQQQLEAFTQRQPKVGKSDQLYLSRNLDVLLDRAEEARTRMKDSYISVEHILLAFAEDDRIGRKILKGFSADTEKLEATIKAVRGSQKVTDQTPESRYEALQKFGRDLTEQAKAGKLDPVIGRDDEIRRVIQVLSRRSKNNPVLIGEPGVGKTAIAEALAQRMVNGDVPESLKNRKLISLDMGSLIAGAKLRGEFEERLKAVLKEVTESNGDIVLFIDELHTVVGAGSTQQGAMDAGNLLKPMLARGELRCIGATTLDEFRKHIEKDAALERRFQQVFVDQPSVENTISILRGLKERYEVHHNVKISDSALVAAATLSARYISDRFLPDKAIDLVDEAAAQLKMEITSKPAELETIDRRLMQLEMEKLSLAGEEKGTPQTKERLQRIEQEIASLTGKQKIFNEQWQGEKQILEAISALKKEEDALRVQIEQAERAYDLNKAAQLKYGKLEGVQHDREAKEASLLEIQNQGSTLLREQVTEADIAEIVAKWTGIPVNRLLESERQKLLQLESHLHQRVIGQEEAVEAVAAAIRRARAGMKDPSRPIGSFLFMGPTGVGKTELARALAQFLFDSDDALVRLDMSEYMEKHSVSRLVGAPPGYVGYEEGGQLSEAVRRRPYSVVLLDEVEKAHPDVFNILLQVLDDGRVTDSQGRTVDFRNSVIVMTSNIGSEHILDVAGDDSKYEKMRVRVMEALRSHFRPEFLNRVDDIILFHTLNRTEMRHIIRIQLKRVENLLREQKISFEISQSACDHLVESGYDPVYGARPLKRAIQREVENPLATKLLENTFISGDTIIIDKNENGLSFSKKVLVKVSVPQIAT; via the coding sequence ATGCAACCTACAGATCCGAATAAATTTACTGATAAAGCCTGGGAAGCGATTGTTAAATCTCAGGATATAGTCCGTGCTTATCAACAACAGCAACTAGATGTTGAACATTTAATTCTTGCCCTGTTAGAAGAACCCACTAGTCTAGCAATACGTATCCTGGCTCGATCTGAGGTCGATCCAATCCGCTTGCAACAGCAGTTAGAAGCCTTTACCCAACGTCAGCCCAAAGTTGGTAAAAGTGATCAGCTTTACCTTAGCCGCAATTTAGATGTTTTACTAGACCGAGCCGAGGAAGCTAGAACCAGGATGAAAGACTCCTACATTTCCGTGGAACACATCCTCTTGGCATTTGCTGAAGACGATCGCATTGGACGAAAGATACTCAAAGGCTTTAGTGCAGATACAGAAAAACTAGAAGCTACTATCAAAGCCGTTCGCGGCAGCCAAAAGGTGACAGATCAAACACCAGAATCCCGCTATGAAGCCTTACAAAAATTTGGCAGAGATTTAACGGAACAGGCAAAAGCGGGAAAACTTGACCCGGTGATTGGGCGGGATGACGAAATTCGGCGGGTAATTCAAGTATTGTCTCGTCGGAGCAAAAATAACCCGGTATTAATTGGTGAACCTGGGGTAGGTAAAACTGCGATCGCCGAAGCTTTAGCACAACGGATGGTAAACGGTGATGTTCCCGAATCTCTGAAAAACCGCAAACTCATTTCTTTAGATATGGGCAGTTTGATTGCTGGGGCCAAATTGCGAGGAGAATTTGAAGAACGCTTAAAAGCAGTCCTCAAGGAAGTTACAGAATCTAACGGTGACATCGTACTGTTTATTGACGAATTACATACTGTAGTCGGTGCTGGTTCCACTCAACAAGGGGCAATGGATGCCGGAAATCTGCTCAAACCGATGTTGGCGCGGGGAGAACTGCGTTGCATTGGCGCAACTACCCTAGACGAGTTCCGCAAACACATTGAGAAAGACGCCGCCTTAGAACGCCGCTTTCAGCAAGTATTTGTGGATCAGCCAAGTGTGGAAAATACTATCTCCATTCTCCGGGGATTGAAAGAACGCTATGAAGTCCATCACAACGTCAAAATTTCTGATTCGGCTTTGGTAGCAGCAGCAACTCTGTCAGCGCGTTACATTAGCGATCGCTTTTTGCCAGATAAAGCTATTGATTTGGTGGATGAGGCAGCAGCACAGTTGAAAATGGAAATTACCTCCAAACCAGCGGAATTGGAAACCATTGATCGCCGCCTCATGCAGTTAGAAATGGAAAAGCTGTCATTAGCTGGCGAAGAAAAAGGTACTCCCCAAACTAAAGAACGTTTGCAGCGAATTGAGCAAGAAATCGCCAGTTTAACGGGAAAACAGAAAATATTTAATGAGCAATGGCAAGGTGAAAAGCAGATATTGGAGGCGATAAGCGCCTTAAAGAAAGAAGAAGATGCGCTGCGAGTCCAAATTGAACAGGCGGAACGTGCTTATGATCTGAATAAAGCTGCCCAACTGAAATATGGCAAATTGGAGGGAGTACAGCACGATCGCGAAGCCAAAGAAGCGAGCCTTTTAGAAATTCAAAACCAAGGTTCCACGTTGCTGCGAGAACAAGTCACCGAAGCTGATATTGCCGAAATCGTCGCCAAGTGGACAGGAATCCCCGTCAATCGCCTGTTGGAATCAGAACGGCAAAAATTACTGCAACTAGAAAGTCATTTACATCAACGAGTTATTGGCCAAGAAGAGGCTGTAGAAGCCGTAGCAGCAGCGATTCGTCGCGCCCGTGCGGGAATGAAAGACCCCTCGCGTCCCATTGGTTCATTTTTGTTCATGGGCCCTACAGGTGTGGGCAAAACCGAACTCGCGCGTGCTTTAGCTCAGTTTCTCTTTGATTCTGATGATGCATTGGTGCGCTTGGATATGTCTGAGTATATGGAAAAACACTCAGTTTCTCGCCTTGTGGGAGCGCCTCCAGGATACGTAGGCTATGAAGAAGGCGGTCAACTTTCCGAGGCGGTTCGCCGCCGTCCTTATTCGGTGGTGCTGCTGGATGAAGTGGAAAAGGCGCATCCCGATGTGTTCAATATTTTATTGCAGGTGCTAGACGATGGGAGAGTTACTGATTCTCAGGGAAGAACGGTAGATTTTCGCAACAGCGTTATTGTGATGACCAGTAACATTGGTAGCGAACATATCTTGGATGTAGCTGGTGATGATTCCAAGTATGAAAAAATGCGCGTCAGGGTAATGGAAGCCTTACGATCGCATTTCCGCCCGGAATTTCTCAACCGTGTTGATGATATTATTCTCTTCCATACCCTAAATCGCACGGAAATGCGGCATATCATCCGTATTCAACTCAAACGGGTAGAAAATCTCCTGCGTGAGCAAAAAATCTCCTTTGAGATATCCCAATCTGCTTGTGATCACCTTGTCGAATCAGGCTATGACCCAGTTTATGGTGCCCGTCCACTGAAACGGGCAATTCAGCGAGAAGTAGAAAACCCCCTCGCCACCAAGTTATTGGAAAATACTTTTATCTCTGGAGACACGATTATCATTGACAAAAATGAAAATGGTCTGTCTTTTAGCAAAAAAGTACTGGTGAAGGTGTCAGTCCCACAGATTGCTACATAG
- the htpG gene encoding molecular chaperone HtpG, protein MLEQGTISIHTENIFPIIKKSLYSDHQIFLRELVSNAVDAIQKLKMVSRAGDYAGDIGEPEIEIAIDKNNKTLSISDNGIGMTAEEVKKYINQVAFSSAEEFIHKYEGKSDQPIIGHFGLGFYSSFMVAQKVEIDTLSYQEGAQAVHWTCDGSPAFTLEESPRTTRGTTITLSLQGEEEEFLEDARIKNLVKTYCDFLPVPIKLEGEVLNKQVAPWRESPSNLSQEEYLEFYRYLYPFQEEPLLWVHLNTDYPFIINGILYFPKMRPDVDVTKGQIKLFSNQVFVSDNCEEIIPQFLTPMRGVIDSTDIPLNVSRSALQGDRTVRRIGDYIAKKVGDRLKELFRDNREQYISAWKDLGTFVKFGVLNDEKFKKQIEDIIVFRTTAKLTEKPAAETPVVEVQSSEGDAWQDVTPPSASPENSAPNAPYTTLKEYLERNKERHENRVFYSTDAATQATYIELHKNQGLEVLFMDSFIDTHFINFLEREYQDVKFTRVDSDLDNTLLEQDKATEIVDPKTNKTRSESIKELFEKSLNKPKLNIRTEALKSDDPQGTPPAIVLLPEILRRMREMNAMMQQQTVDFPEDHVLLVNTAHPLIQNLVNLNQGSIIQGDGQSPTDQLVNMICQHIYDLALMSQKGFDAEGMKSFVERSNEVLTKLTEQASK, encoded by the coding sequence ATGCTAGAACAAGGCACTATCAGTATTCATACTGAGAATATTTTCCCGATCATTAAGAAGTCGCTTTACTCAGATCATCAAATCTTCTTGCGGGAACTGGTATCCAACGCCGTAGACGCCATCCAAAAGCTGAAAATGGTATCCCGCGCTGGAGATTACGCTGGAGATATTGGCGAACCAGAAATTGAAATTGCCATTGACAAAAATAACAAAACCCTATCCATCTCCGATAACGGTATCGGGATGACGGCAGAAGAAGTTAAGAAATATATCAATCAGGTTGCCTTCTCTAGTGCTGAAGAATTTATTCATAAGTATGAAGGCAAATCAGATCAACCGATTATTGGTCACTTCGGTCTTGGCTTCTACTCCTCATTCATGGTGGCGCAAAAGGTAGAAATTGATACTCTATCCTACCAAGAAGGGGCACAGGCAGTTCACTGGACTTGTGATGGTTCCCCAGCATTTACCCTAGAAGAATCGCCCCGGACAACTCGCGGCACTACTATTACTCTCAGCCTGCAAGGAGAAGAAGAGGAATTTCTAGAAGATGCACGGATTAAGAATCTTGTCAAGACTTACTGCGATTTCTTGCCAGTACCGATAAAACTAGAAGGTGAAGTATTAAATAAGCAAGTAGCACCGTGGCGAGAGTCTCCGAGTAATCTGAGTCAAGAAGAATATTTAGAGTTTTACCGCTACCTGTATCCTTTTCAGGAAGAACCGCTGTTATGGGTACATCTAAATACTGACTATCCCTTTATCATCAACGGGATTCTGTATTTTCCCAAAATGAGGCCGGATGTAGATGTTACTAAAGGGCAGATCAAGCTATTTAGTAATCAAGTTTTTGTTAGCGACAACTGCGAAGAAATTATTCCGCAATTTCTAACTCCAATGCGGGGTGTGATTGATAGTACCGATATTCCTCTGAACGTATCGCGCAGCGCTTTGCAAGGCGATCGCACCGTGCGACGAATTGGTGATTACATTGCCAAAAAAGTAGGCGATCGCCTCAAAGAACTTTTCCGTGACAACCGTGAACAATACATTAGCGCCTGGAAAGACCTCGGTACTTTTGTAAAATTCGGCGTTCTCAACGACGAGAAATTCAAAAAACAAATCGAAGATATCATCGTCTTCCGCACTACCGCCAAGCTGACAGAAAAGCCTGCTGCTGAAACTCCAGTAGTCGAGGTACAGTCTTCAGAGGGAGATGCTTGGCAAGATGTCACTCCTCCTTCAGCCAGTCCTGAGAACTCAGCACCCAATGCTCCCTATACTACGCTCAAAGAGTATCTAGAACGTAACAAAGAACGTCACGAAAACCGAGTTTTCTACAGCACCGATGCAGCAACCCAAGCTACCTATATAGAACTACACAAAAATCAAGGCTTGGAAGTCCTGTTTATGGACTCCTTCATCGACACCCACTTTATCAACTTCCTAGAGCGGGAATATCAGGATGTTAAATTTACGCGGGTGGACTCCGACTTAGATAATACCCTGCTGGAACAAGACAAAGCTACGGAAATTGTTGATCCTAAGACGAACAAAACCCGGAGTGAGAGCATCAAAGAGTTATTTGAGAAATCTCTCAACAAACCTAAACTCAACATCCGTACCGAAGCTTTGAAATCAGACGATCCTCAAGGTACACCACCTGCGATCGTGCTTTTACCAGAGATTCTCCGCCGCATGCGAGAAATGAATGCCATGATGCAGCAGCAGACAGTAGATTTTCCCGAAGATCACGTTTTGCTGGTGAATACTGCTCACCCGCTGATTCAAAATCTGGTAAATCTTAACCAAGGTAGTATTATTCAAGGTGACGGTCAATCCCCTACAGATCAGTTAGTGAACATGATTTGCCAACATATCTACGATTTAGCGCTGATGTCTCAGAAAGGATTTGACGCTGAGGGGATGAAATCCTTCGTCGAGCGATCGAATGAGGTACTCACCAAGCTGACGGAACAAGCTAGTAAATAG
- the rpmB gene encoding 50S ribosomal protein L28: MSRRCELTGKKANNAFAVSHSHRRTKRLQHANLQSKRVWWAGGNRWVKLKLSTKAIKTLDIKGLEAMAKEAGINLNHY, encoded by the coding sequence ATGTCCCGTCGCTGTGAACTAACTGGTAAGAAGGCAAATAACGCCTTTGCTGTTTCTCACTCCCACCGCCGTACTAAACGCCTTCAGCACGCCAATCTGCAAAGCAAGCGTGTTTGGTGGGCAGGCGGAAATCGCTGGGTAAAATTAAAGCTGTCTACCAAAGCAATCAAAACCCTAGATATTAAAGGGTTAGAAGCAATGGCAAAAGAAGCTGGTATTAACCTGAATCATTACTAA
- a CDS encoding Uma2 family endonuclease has protein sequence MLLELKRIHVPPGQRVLLRDVTWQELETILEDLGEHRAARIAYDRGILEIMAPLPEHEDDKEIISDLIKALLEELDIEFRCLDSTTFKNQAMAQGIEPDQCLYIKNESKIRGKKRLDLTVDPPPDLALEVDITSRTHPNIYEALKVPELWRFNKGNLQINVLRDGYYIESPQSLNFPLFPLIETIPQYLEQSRIAGRNATLKAFRLWVQKQIQQK, from the coding sequence ATGTTATTGGAATTAAAGCGCATCCATGTTCCACCAGGACAAAGAGTGCTACTGCGAGATGTAACCTGGCAGGAATTGGAAACAATTCTAGAAGATTTAGGGGAACATCGTGCTGCACGAATTGCTTATGACAGGGGAATACTGGAGATTATGGCACCACTGCCAGAACATGAAGACGATAAAGAAATTATTAGTGATTTAATCAAAGCGCTTTTGGAAGAATTAGATATTGAGTTTAGATGCCTTGATTCTACAACTTTCAAAAACCAAGCAATGGCTCAAGGTATAGAACCTGATCAGTGTTTATATATAAAAAATGAATCTAAGATTCGCGGCAAGAAGCGACTAGATTTAACAGTAGATCCCCCTCCAGATTTAGCTTTAGAAGTTGATATTACCTCTCGCACTCATCCTAATATTTATGAAGCTTTAAAAGTACCTGAGCTTTGGCGTTTTAATAAAGGAAATTTACAAATTAATGTTCTGCGAGATGGGTATTATATAGAGTCTCCGCAAAGCCTAAATTTTCCTCTATTCCCACTAATTGAAACCATTCCCCAATATCTGGAGCAAAGTAGAATAGCAGGTAGAAATGCAACACTCAAAGCTTTTCGTCTTTGGGTACAAAAGCAGATACAACAGAAATAA
- a CDS encoding red chlorophyll catabolite reductase — translation MIYQDINSDNTSVFEQLWTITNQLRQKLENRFQLNPADFTNDLNSYSSIDGNFQGSLKAFSGTEIDWLVHVLSHNEKSNFSVIRLTVWLGSHIRVPHLTFEFGTLPDIFFYLDYIPRTDLLTDLDYLERYYEPVNQLFLNLQEEPSLSMYTSKSVYIRQFMSPIRLCYTSPATNDTVNLLRTFANEMLERWINWVDEAEPVPEDIRTALAERDLFLRRSSAERDPGNKLAEQMFGKELTDQVVQALWGGDRN, via the coding sequence ATGATTTACCAAGATATCAACTCAGATAATACATCTGTATTTGAACAGTTATGGACTATTACAAACCAGTTGCGACAAAAGCTAGAGAATCGTTTTCAGCTAAATCCAGCAGATTTTACAAATGATTTAAATAGCTACAGCAGCATTGATGGTAATTTTCAAGGTTCACTCAAGGCTTTTTCTGGTACGGAAATTGATTGGCTAGTGCATGTGTTGTCGCATAACGAAAAGTCAAATTTTAGTGTCATACGTCTGACTGTTTGGTTAGGGTCCCACATACGTGTTCCCCATCTAACGTTTGAGTTTGGTACGCTTCCAGATATTTTCTTTTATTTAGATTACATTCCTCGAACTGATTTATTGACAGACCTGGACTATCTGGAACGCTACTATGAGCCTGTTAATCAGTTATTCCTGAATTTGCAGGAGGAACCAAGTCTTTCAATGTACACCAGCAAGAGCGTGTATATTCGTCAATTTATGTCGCCTATCAGGTTATGCTATACAAGTCCAGCCACAAATGATACAGTCAACCTGCTTCGGACATTTGCAAACGAAATGCTCGAACGCTGGATAAACTGGGTAGACGAAGCGGAGCCTGTGCCAGAAGATATACGGACTGCTTTGGCAGAACGTGACTTGTTTTTGCGCCGTAGCAGTGCTGAACGAGACCCAGGGAATAAATTAGCAGAGCAGATGTTTGGTAAAGAATTGACTGATCAAGTAGTGCAGGCATTATGGGGAGGAGATAGGAATTAA